The DNA sequence GTCTGGTGGGCGTGCAGGATGCGGATGATTTCGATCCCCGGCGGGTCGGCGCGGTAGATGACCAGGTGGGCGCCGTTGGGATGGATGCGCACGGGCGGGGTCAGTTCGGTGCGTTCGCGCGCCATCTCGGGGAATTGGGCCAGCAGGTCGAACAGCGAAAACAGCCCGTCGGCATAGCGTTCCGCCTGGGATTCGCCCCAGCCGGCCACGCCGGCGCGCCATATGGCGGCAAGGTCGTCCTGGGCGGCCGGGCGCAGCGTCCAGCCGGGGCTATCGGTCATCCCGCGCGCGCATCCGGGCCTTGAAGGCGTCCCGGTCAAACGGTTCGGCCGGTCCGCTGGCAAGGCCCGCGTCCAGAGCGGATTGCAGTTCGGCAATCGCTTCGCTGCGGGCCCGGTCCCGGCGGATCAGGTCACGGACATAATCGCTGGTATTGGCATAGCGGCCGGACTTGGCCTGGCTTTCGGCCCAGGCCTTCATCGGATCCGGCAGGGATATGTTCATGGTGCCCATGGCTGGTCTCCTTCCCTGCGGAAAGTATGGCAAACCTTGCCATCCCGCAAGCCCGATGAGGGTCCGGGGTGCGTTAATGAGCCTGCACCCGCCTGCGCGCGGCGCGGTGCGACCAGATCCCCATGGCCAAGGGCACCAGGCCGAGGCCGTTCGTCAGCTCCAGCACGCCAAGGGTCAGCCAGGCCAGCAGGCACAGCCCGGCGATGGCGGGGAACAGGCCAGCGGGCCGGTGGCCAGCACAAGGGCGCCCATCGCGCCCCCTGCCTGCAAAAGGGTACGGCGGTTGATCATCGACTCTCCTCCCTGTCGTGATCTTCCTTTGGGTTCAGAAACTCAAATATAGTTGATAATGGCAACAAATAACTCGTGATCGGAATGCGCGTCTGGTCGCATGGGGCACGTATTTGTCTAGTAAAATATGGATATATATGCGGCTTATGCGGAAATTAGGGCGCAAAGAACCCTGTTGATCTTCCCGAACAGATAGATGATAAACGCAACGAATATGGAGGACGGACCATGCCGGACATCGTGATCTGCGAATGCTTCGCCCGGGACGGGCTGCAGCACGAACCTGCGGTTCCGCCCACCGAAACCAAGCTGTCGCTGCTGGAAGGCTTCGCCGCCGCCGGTTTTCGCCGGATCGAGGCGACCAGCTATTCCCACCCCGCCCGCGTGCCCGGGTTCGCCGATGCCTCCGACCTGCTGGCGCGGCTGCCGCGCCGGGACGGGGTGGCTTACAAGGCGACCTGCCCGAACCCGCGCGCGGTGACCCGCGCGCTGGAGGATCGCGCGATCGGCCACGGAGCCGAGGAGATCTCGATTCTGGTGTCGGCGACGGAGGCGCACACCCGGCGCAACCTGCGCGCCACGCGGGACGAACAATGGGACCGGGTTGCCGAAATGGCGGCGCTGGGGCGGGGCAGGTTCCGCATGGTGGGCGTAATTTCGATGGCGTTGGGCTGCCCGTTCGAAGGCCCGGTCGATCCGGGCCGCGTGGTCGAGGATGCGGCGCGCTTCGCCGACCTGGGGTGCGCATTGCTGACCGTGGGCGACACCATCGGGGCGGGCACGCCGACGAAGGTGCGCGCGCTGTTCCGCCGCCTTCTGGACGAGGTCCCGGCGATCACGCCGGTCGCCCATTTCCACGACACGCGCGGCAGCGGCATCGCCAATTGCATCGCCGCGCTGGAGGCCGGGGCGACCCATTTCGACAGCGCCATGGGCGGTGTCGGGGGGCATCCGGCCAAAATCAGCTACGGCGCCGGCGATACCGGCAACGTGGCGACCGAAGACCTGGTGGCGCTGTTGGACGCCGAGGGACTGGACCACGGGATCGACATGGACAGGCTGATGCGGGCGTCATCCGCTTGCGAAGAGGCCCTGGGCCGGCGGCTTTTGTCGCGCGTGGCCCGAACGGGATTGTGGCGCGACGCCGCCGAGACGAGGGAAAAGGAGGATGTTTGACGTGTCCGACGACCATCTGGTGCTGACCGAGGATCGCGGCCCGATCCGCATCGTGACGATGAACCGGCCCGACAAGCTGAACGCGCTGAACACCGCGCTGACGCAGCAGCTGCTGGATGCGCTGGAAGCGGCGGATGGCGATGACACGATCCGTGCGGTGGTCGTGAACGGTGCCGGGCGCGGGTTCTGCGCCGGTGCCGACCTGCAGGAATTCAAGCACCTGACGCCCGCGCAATCCGGCGCGGTCGAGGCGCGCGCCGATCTGACCTGCCGGTTGCAGATGGCGATGCAGAAGATGGCCAAGCCCGTTGTCGCCGCCGTGCATGGCGCGGCGGTGGGGGGCGGCGCGGGCATCGCCATCGGCTGCGACATGGTCGTCGTCTCGGACAGCCTGAAATTCGGCTATCCGGAGGTGAAGCATTCCATCGTCCCCGCGCTGGTGATGACCGGGTTGGTGCGTGCGCTTGGCCGCAAGCAGGCGTTCGAGATGATCTCGCTGGGCCGCCTGATCGGCGCGCAGGAGGCGCAGGCGCTGGGGCTGGTGAACCGCGTGGTGGCGGGCGATCCGCTGCCGGCCGCGCTGGAGATCGCCGAGGTCTGGGCCAGGGCCGAACCGCGCGCCATGCGCGCCGCCAAAAGCCTGATGTACCGGGTCGAGGACCTGCCGATGGAGGCCGCGATGCTGGCCGGGCGCGACGTGAACGCGCTGATGCGGTCGTTCCGGGAGAGCGCGGCATGAGGCCACTGGACGGCATCAAAGTGGTCGATTTCAGCCGCGTTCTGGCGGGGCCGATGGCCACCCAGATCATGGCCGAATACGGCGCCGAGGTGACCAAGATCGAACGCCCCGGCGTGGGCGACGAAAGCCGCGTGTTCGAGCCGGTTTTCGAAGGCGGCCAAAGCGCCTATTACGCGGCCTTCAACCGATCCAAACGATCGATCGCCGTCGATCTGAAGTCGGACGAGGGGCGGCGGCTGGCCTTTGACCTGGCCGCGCAGGCCGACGTGCTGGTGGAAAATTTCCTGCCCGGGGCCATGGCCCGCATGGGGCTGGGCTTTGATGCGCTGAAAGAGGCCAATCCGGGGCTGGTCTATGTCTCGAACACCGGGTTCGGGCAAACCGGTCCTTATGCGAAACGCAAGGGTTACGACACGATCTTCCAGGCGCTGTCGGGGGTCATCGACCTGACCGGTCATCCCGACGGGCCGCCCGCCAAGGTGGGGGTGCCCTTTGCCGATCTGACCTCTGGCCTGTGGATCCTGATCGCGGCGCTGACCGGGCTGCTGGGCCGGGTGAACTCGGGGCAGGGGTGCCACGTCGACATGGCGATGATGGACGCGCAGGTCAGCCTGCTGAGCCTGCCCGCCGCGCGCCACTTTGCCCTGGGCGAAACGCCGACACGCACCGGGACTGAACACCTGGGTCGCGTGCCGTCGTCGGCCTTTGCCTGTCAGGGCGGTGAATGGCTGTTCATCTCGGCCTCGGATCAGCATTGGCCGATCCTGTGCCAGACGCTGGGGCTGGAGGCGATGGCGAAGGATTCCGGTCTGGCCAAGAACATCGACCGGGTCACGCGGCGGGCCGAGGTGACCCATGCGCTGGCCGATGCCATCGCCACCCGCGACCGGGCCGAGCTGGCCCCCGCCCTGCGCGCCGCCGGTGTCCCGGCGGGCGAGGTCAACACGGTGCCCGAGATCCTGAACGATCCGCACACCCGGGCCCGCGGCTTGGTCGCCACCTATGACGACCCCGACCGCGGCGCGACCCCGGGCCTGCGCACGCCGCTGCGCTATTCCGGCTACGACGCTCACCGGTTCGAAGCGCCGCCCAAGCTGGGCGCCGACACCGACCGCATCCTGCGCGAGGACCTGGGCCTGGACGAGGCCACCATCGCCGCCCTTTACGAGAAGAGGATCGTGCAATGACGCAGAACGGACTGGTCCGGCTGGAGGATCACGGCGCCCGGGTGGACGTGGTGCTGAACCGCCCCGACGCGCGCAATGCGCTGAACCTGCCGATGTGCGAGGACCTGATCGACGCCTTCGCCCAGATCGCTTCCATGCCCGACGCCGGGATCGTGGTTCTGCGTGCCGAAGGTCCGGTGTTCTGCGCCGGGGCCGATCTGAAGGAGCGCAAGGGCCGGGACGAGACCTGGGTCAAGGCGCGTCGCCGGCTGGCGTTTCAGGCCTACGAGACGATCGGCAATTGCGCCCTGCCGGTGATCGCGCAGGTGCAGGGCGCTCTGGTGGGTTCGGGGGGCGAGATTGCCATGAGCTGCGATTTCATCGTCGCGTCCGACGCCGCCACCTTCCGCTTTCCCGAACCGCAATGGGGCACCGTGGGCGCGACCCAGCGCCTGCAGCGCGTCATCGGCGTGCCCCGCGCGAAAGAGCTGTTGTACACCGGCCGCGTCATGGGCGCGCAGGAGGCGCATCGCGTCGGGCTGGTGACCACCCTGACCCCGGCGGACAGCCTGACCGCGACGGTGAACGAGATGGCCGAACGGATCCTGCACGCGCCGGCGCTGGCGCTGCGGCTGACCAAGCATTGCATCGACCAGGGCGCGCGGACCGATCTGAATTCGGGCATCCGGATCGAACTGGCGGCCATCGACCGGCTGCTGTCGGAAAGCGACTGGAAAGGCAGCGTCGACCGGTTCGGCCAGCAGATCGGATCGGCGGTGACGGAGAAGAAGGCATGAGCTTTGACATTGACACATTGTGCCCCGTCACCGTGCAGGCCGCCCTGGCCCGCGCCGCTGCATTGGCGCCGGATGTCGAGGCGCTGGTGGCGCCCGACGGGCGGGTGACCTTTGCCGAGCTGGCCGACCGGGTCGCTCTGACGCGCGCGGCGCTGCATCGGGCGGGCATCCGGCGGGGCGATCACGTGGGCCTGTGCCTGGGCAACGGCGTGGCGTTCGAAACGCTGTTCCTGGCGCTTGGCACGCTGGGCGCGGTGTCGGTGCCGGTCAACACCCGGCTGAAGGCGGATGAAATCGCCTATGCCCTGCGCCAGTCGCGGGTGCGGGTTCTGCTGACCGCCGACCGCCTGCTGACCGTCGATTTCATCGCCACCCTGCGGCAGATCCTGCCGGCCATCGACACGCCCGGCGCACTGCCCGACGCGGCGCTGCCGGATCTGGAACGGATCGTGGTGCTGGGCGACAATATCCCCGCCGCTGCCCAGGGCTGGGACGCGATGGTGGCGGGTGCGCCCGCCGATCCCGGCCCGCAGGCCGGGCCGGATGACACGCTGTTGATCCAGTACACATCGGGCACCACGGCCTATCCCAAGGGCGTGATGCTGAGCCATCGGTCGATGCTGGGCAACGGGTTCGTGTCGGGCCAGCGGATCGGGCTGCGCACCGGCGACAGGTTCCACTCCTCGCGCCCCTTCTTCCACGTGGCCGGAACCACGCTGTCGATCCTGGCCTGCCTGCAGAACCTGGCGACGCTGGTGACCATGACCCGGTTCGAACCGGGCGAGGCGCTGGCGATGCTGGAGGCCGAGAGGTGCACGCATTTCTCGGGCAACGACACCATGGCGCTGATGCTGCTGAACCATCCCGACCGGCCCAAACGCCAGCTGTCGCTGCGCGGTGGCTGGGTGGCCGGGTCGCAATCGGTGCTGCGCCGGGTCGCGACCGAGATGGGCGCGCGCGAGGTGGTTTCAGGCTATGGCCTGTCCGAAGCCTCGCCCAATATCGCGCAATCCTGCTGGTGGGAAAACGAGGAGATCCGCACCGGCGGGCGCATGCGCCTGCAGCCGGGGCTTGAGCTGCGCGTGGTCGATGCCGCCACGGGGGCCGATTGCGCGCCGGGTCAGGCGGGCGAGATCCGGGTGCGCGGCTGGTCGGTGATGAAGGGCTATTTCGACATGCCCGAGAAGACCGCCGAGACGCTGGACGGCGACGGTTGGCTTGCCACCGGCGACCTGGGTCGGCTGGGTGCGGACGGGCGGTTGGAATTCGTCGGGCGGCTGAAGAACATCGTGCGGGTGGGGGGCGAGAATGTCTCGCCCGAGGAGGTCGAGGACCGGCTGCACCGCCATCCCGCGATCAAGCAGGCGCAGGTGGTGGGCGTGCCCGACGACCGGCTGGTCGAGGTCTGCGCCGCCTTCGTCATCCTGAACGAGGGCGCGGTGCTGGAACCCGCCGCGCTGATCGACTGGGCGCGGGGCATGATGGCGGGGTTCAAGGTGCCGCGCCATGTCTGGATCGTCGGCGGGTTCGAAAAGATCGGCATGACGGCGTCGTCCAAGATCCAGAAATCGCGACTGGCCGAACACGCCTGCCGCCTGCTGAACCAGGAGACCGCGGCATGATGCGGATCGAAACCGATGTGACGCGCCTGCTGGGTATCGACCTGCCGATCCTGCAGGCGGGCATGTCCTGGGCGTCGTCCAACGCCGCGCTGCCGCTGGCGGTGTCGCGGGCCGGCGGGCTGGGCGTGATCGCGGCGGGGCCGATGTATCCGGATGCGCTGGAGGAAGCCATCGACACGGTCCGCGCGGGCACCGACCGGCCCTTTGGCGTGAACATGCCGTTGTACCGCAAGGGCGCGGACGAGGTCCTGGACCTGCTGGAGGCCAAGCGCATCCCCGTGCTGATCGCCTCGCAGGGCGGGCCGCAGAAGTACCTTGACCGGTTCAAGGCGGCGGGCACCACCTGCCTGCACGTGGTCGCGTCCGAACTGCACGCGGTGAAGGCCGCCGACAAGGGGGTCGACGGGCTGATCGTGGTGGGCGGCGAGGCGGGGGGGCATCCGCCGGCCGACCTGGTGTCGACGCTGGTGCTGGTGCGCGCGGTGGCCGAGGCGACGCAGGGGCGCGTGCCGCTGGTGGCCTCGGGCGGCTTTGCCGACGGGCGCGGGTTGGCGGCGGCGCTGGCGCTGGGGGCCGGGGCGGCCAACTTCGGCACCCGGTTCATCGCCACGCCCGAGGCAGGCGTGGCAGGGGCCTACAAGCAGGCCGTGGTCGGCGCCGGTGTCGCCGACACCCGCGCCATCGGTCGGGGCCTGGGCATGATCCGGGCCATCGCCAATTCCTTCACCGACCAGATGGAGGCGCTGGAACTTGAAGGCGCTGCCGAGGACACGCGGCGCGCAGTCTTCATGGCTTCGTCGCTGAAGATGGCGGCCCTGGACGGCGACACGGCGCGCGGCAAGGTCGAGGCCGGCCAGAGCACCGGGCTGGTCCACGCGGTTCTGCCCGCCGCCGAGGTCGTGGCCGAGATCGCCCGGGATTACGCCGCCTGCCGGACCGCGCTGCCGCAGGCCGAACCCATATCGGTGGCCGCCCAATAGGCCACCCGGATCGACCGGATTGGTGGAAAAGCCGCCGGTCCGACAGGAATGCTCCTTGTGGCCCAAGGCCCGGGGAACAGGGAAACGGGGCACGGGAGTGGCCCCAGGAGAGGAGGAAATTCGAAATGATCAGCGATCTGACACGGCGCGCTTTCATGAAACGCAGCGCCATGGTGGCCGGTGCGGGGCTGGTGATGCCCGGCGCCCTGCAAGCCGGGGTCCCGTCGAAATTGCAATGGACGGCGGCGGATGTCGGGTCGTCCGGCTATATCGAGGCCACGGCGATCGCCAACGCCTTGATCGAACAGCATGGATCGCGCGTCCGCGTGGTGCCGTCGGGCACGTCCGTCGGGCGGATGATGCAGCTGAAACAGGGCCGCGTGTCGCTGGGGTTCCTGGCCAACGAGGCCTATTTCGCCTCCGAGGCGCTGTACGATTTCTCGACCCGTGAATGGGGGCCGCAGGACCTGCGCGCGCTGATGGGACGCGAGGCGCTGTTCGGCATCGTGACCACGGCCAAGTCCGGCATCACGTCCATCGCCGATCTGAAGGGCCGCCGGGTGGCGCTGATCCAGGCGCACCCGTCGACCAACTTCAAGGTGCAGGGCGTGCTGGCCTTTGCCGGTCTCGGCTGGGACGATGTCGAGGCGATCGAGGTGCCGGGCTATTCCGCCGGTCTGCAGGCCGTTCTGGACGGGGCCGTCGATGCCGCGGGCGCCGTGGTCGGCGCATCCGTCCTGCGCGAGATCGAGGCCAGCCCCGATGGCATCGGCTGGCTGCCCGTGCCCGCCGACGACGCCGAAGGCTGGGCCCGGATCAACGCCAGCGCGCCGCTTTTCGCGCCGTCGCTGATGACCAGCGGGCCGGGCGCGTCCGAAGAGAACCCCGTGCCGCTGGTGGGCTATCGCTATCCGATCCTGTCGGTCTATGCCGAGGCGTCCGTCGACGATGTCTATGACATGACCAAGGCCATCGTGGAAGGCTACGACCTGTACAAGGACGCCGCCCCGGTGATGCCGGCCTATGACGTGAACAAGGCGGGCCATCCGCCCTACGACACGCCCACCCACGACGGGGCAAAGAAGTACTTCGAGGACATCGGCATCTGGACCGAAGCGGACGAGACCTGGAACACCAACCGCCTGGCGCGGCTGGCCCGGGTGCAGGAAGGCTGGGCCGCGGCGACCGAGGCGGCCGACGACCAGGGCGTCGCCGACAAGGATTGGCCCGCCTTCTGGGACCAGTACCGCGCCGACCATCTCTGAGCCCTTCATGGCGGGACCGGTGCGCCGGTCCTGCCCGTACTCCCCGATTTCAGGTAAGCCATGTCCGATGCCGCAATGACCGATACAGATTTCCCGGGCGAGGATCTGCGCCCCGAAACGTCCCGCCTGCATCAGACCCGGTTCGTCGTCTTTCCGCTGACGGCGGTGGCGCTGCTGCTGGTGGCCAACCAGGTGTTCCTGCTGCGCATCGGGGGGTTCCAGATGCCCAGCACGGGGCTGTATTACGCCCTGATCGGGTTCTTCTTCGCGATCCTCTTCCTGACCTTCCCGATGCGCAGGGCCGACGACCGGCGCGTGCCGGTCTATGACTGGGCCTTCGCCGCGGTCTCGCTGGGGGCGGGGGTCTATTTCGCGTCGATCTCGGGGGATATCATCAACCGGGGCTGGGATTACAAGGCGCCCGACATGCCCACGCTGCTGGCGCTGGCGCTGTTCCTGCTGGTGCTCGAAGGGCTCAGGCGGACGGGGGGCATGGTGCTGTTCACCATCTGCCTGGCCTTCGCGGTCTTCCCGACCTTCGCCGATCACCTGCCCGGCCTTCTGTGGGGCAGCCAGTACACCCCGCGCGAGACGCTGTCGGCCTACGTGATGGGCTCGGGCGCGATCGTCGGCGTGCCGGTGCAGGTGGTCAGCGAGCTGGTCATCGGCTACCTGCTGTTCGGCGCCGCGCT is a window from the Marinibacterium anthonyi genome containing:
- the frc_3 gene encoding Formyl-coenzyme A transferase, whose amino-acid sequence is MRPLDGIKVVDFSRVLAGPMATQIMAEYGAEVTKIERPGVGDESRVFEPVFEGGQSAYYAAFNRSKRSIAVDLKSDEGRRLAFDLAAQADVLVENFLPGAMARMGLGFDALKEANPGLVYVSNTGFGQTGPYAKRKGYDTIFQALSGVIDLTGHPDGPPAKVGVPFADLTSGLWILIAALTGLLGRVNSGQGCHVDMAMMDAQVSLLSLPAARHFALGETPTRTGTEHLGRVPSSAFACQGGEWLFISASDQHWPILCQTLGLEAMAKDSGLAKNIDRVTRRAEVTHALADAIATRDRAELAPALRAAGVPAGEVNTVPEILNDPHTRARGLVATYDDPDRGATPGLRTPLRYSGYDAHRFEAPPKLGADTDRILREDLGLDEATIAALYEKRIVQ
- the yngG_2 gene encoding Hydroxymethylglutaryl-CoA lyase YngG → MPDIVICECFARDGLQHEPAVPPTETKLSLLEGFAAAGFRRIEATSYSHPARVPGFADASDLLARLPRRDGVAYKATCPNPRAVTRALEDRAIGHGAEEISILVSATEAHTRRNLRATRDEQWDRVAEMAALGRGRFRMVGVISMALGCPFEGPVDPGRVVEDAARFADLGCALLTVGDTIGAGTPTKVRALFRRLLDEVPAITPVAHFHDTRGSGIANCIAALEAGATHFDSAMGGVGGHPAKISYGAGDTGNVATEDLVALLDAEGLDHGIDMDRLMRASSACEEALGRRLLSRVARTGLWRDAAETREKEDV
- the parE4 gene encoding Toxin ParE4 → MTDSPGWTLRPAAQDDLAAIWRAGVAGWGESQAERYADGLFSLFDLLAQFPEMARERTELTPPVRIHPNGAHLVIYRADPPGIEIIRILHAHQTLTAYLQDV
- the echA8_6 gene encoding putative enoyl-CoA hydratase echA8, coding for MTQNGLVRLEDHGARVDVVLNRPDARNALNLPMCEDLIDAFAQIASMPDAGIVVLRAEGPVFCAGADLKERKGRDETWVKARRRLAFQAYETIGNCALPVIAQVQGALVGSGGEIAMSCDFIVASDAATFRFPEPQWGTVGATQRLQRVIGVPRAKELLYTGRVMGAQEAHRVGLVTTLTPADSLTATVNEMAERILHAPALALRLTKHCIDQGARTDLNSGIRIELAAIDRLLSESDWKGSVDRFGQQIGSAVTEKKA
- the paaF gene encoding 2,3-dehydroadipyl-CoA hydratase, giving the protein MFDVSDDHLVLTEDRGPIRIVTMNRPDKLNALNTALTQQLLDALEAADGDDTIRAVVVNGAGRGFCAGADLQEFKHLTPAQSGAVEARADLTCRLQMAMQKMAKPVVAAVHGAAVGGGAGIAIGCDMVVVSDSLKFGYPEVKHSIVPALVMTGLVRALGRKQAFEMISLGRLIGAQEAQALGLVNRVVAGDPLPAALEIAEVWARAEPRAMRAAKSLMYRVEDLPMEAAMLAGRDVNALMRSFRESAA
- a CDS encoding Nitronate monooxygenase, producing the protein MMRIETDVTRLLGIDLPILQAGMSWASSNAALPLAVSRAGGLGVIAAGPMYPDALEEAIDTVRAGTDRPFGVNMPLYRKGADEVLDLLEAKRIPVLIASQGGPQKYLDRFKAAGTTCLHVVASELHAVKAADKGVDGLIVVGGEAGGHPPADLVSTLVLVRAVAEATQGRVPLVASGGFADGRGLAAALALGAGAANFGTRFIATPEAGVAGAYKQAVVGAGVADTRAIGRGLGMIRAIANSFTDQMEALELEGAAEDTRRAVFMASSLKMAALDGDTARGKVEAGQSTGLVHAVLPAAEVVAEIARDYAACRTALPQAEPISVAAQ
- a CDS encoding TRAP transporter solute receptor, TAXI family, which gives rise to MISDLTRRAFMKRSAMVAGAGLVMPGALQAGVPSKLQWTAADVGSSGYIEATAIANALIEQHGSRVRVVPSGTSVGRMMQLKQGRVSLGFLANEAYFASEALYDFSTREWGPQDLRALMGREALFGIVTTAKSGITSIADLKGRRVALIQAHPSTNFKVQGVLAFAGLGWDDVEAIEVPGYSAGLQAVLDGAVDAAGAVVGASVLREIEASPDGIGWLPVPADDAEGWARINASAPLFAPSLMTSGPGASEENPVPLVGYRYPILSVYAEASVDDVYDMTKAIVEGYDLYKDAAPVMPAYDVNKAGHPPYDTPTHDGAKKYFEDIGIWTEADETWNTNRLARLARVQEGWAAATEAADDQGVADKDWPAFWDQYRADHL
- the lcfB_8 gene encoding Long-chain-fatty-acid--CoA ligase — its product is MSFDIDTLCPVTVQAALARAAALAPDVEALVAPDGRVTFAELADRVALTRAALHRAGIRRGDHVGLCLGNGVAFETLFLALGTLGAVSVPVNTRLKADEIAYALRQSRVRVLLTADRLLTVDFIATLRQILPAIDTPGALPDAALPDLERIVVLGDNIPAAAQGWDAMVAGAPADPGPQAGPDDTLLIQYTSGTTAYPKGVMLSHRSMLGNGFVSGQRIGLRTGDRFHSSRPFFHVAGTTLSILACLQNLATLVTMTRFEPGEALAMLEAERCTHFSGNDTMALMLLNHPDRPKRQLSLRGGWVAGSQSVLRRVATEMGAREVVSGYGLSEASPNIAQSCWWENEEIRTGGRMRLQPGLELRVVDAATGADCAPGQAGEIRVRGWSVMKGYFDMPEKTAETLDGDGWLATGDLGRLGADGRLEFVGRLKNIVRVGGENVSPEEVEDRLHRHPAIKQAQVVGVPDDRLVEVCAAFVILNEGAVLEPAALIDWARGMMAGFKVPRHVWIVGGFEKIGMTASSKIQKSRLAEHACRLLNQETAA
- the parD4_2 gene encoding Antitoxin ParD4, translating into MGTMNISLPDPMKAWAESQAKSGRYANTSDYVRDLIRRDRARSEAIAELQSALDAGLASGPAEPFDRDAFKARMRARDDR